In one Dermatophilaceae bacterium Sec6.4 genomic region, the following are encoded:
- a CDS encoding DUF5110 domain-containing protein, protein MFDIVDQFMLGPSLLVAPVTEPMLHGPDSTPLTDVPQFRTVYLPEGTDWFDFWTGERYRGGQRITAAAPLDRIPVFVRAGTILPLGPQVQHTEEDPWGPLELRIYPGADASFDLYEDAGDGYGYEAGEFAFVPIRWDDDAQTLTVQPREGDFAAVPAQRSLHPVVVSTSTSAISAPSDVSDAAISYDGTGDRWSATPAR, encoded by the coding sequence GTGTTCGACATCGTCGACCAGTTCATGCTCGGCCCGTCGCTGCTCGTGGCCCCGGTCACTGAGCCGATGCTGCACGGCCCGGACTCCACGCCGTTGACGGACGTGCCACAGTTCCGCACGGTCTATCTGCCGGAGGGCACGGACTGGTTCGATTTCTGGACCGGTGAGCGCTACCGCGGCGGGCAACGCATCACTGCCGCCGCCCCGCTGGACCGCATCCCGGTGTTCGTCCGCGCCGGCACGATCCTGCCGTTGGGCCCGCAGGTGCAGCACACGGAGGAGGACCCGTGGGGACCGCTGGAGCTGCGCATCTACCCCGGTGCGGATGCGTCGTTCGACCTCTACGAGGACGCAGGCGACGGCTACGGCTACGAGGCAGGCGAGTTCGCCTTCGTGCCGATCCGCTGGGATGACGACGCGCAGACCCTTACCGTCCAGCCGCGCGAAGGTGACTTCGCCGCGGTACCTGCGCAGCGGTCGCTGCATCCCGTGGTCGTCTCGACCAGCACGTCCGCCATATCCGCCCCATCCGATGTGTCGGATGCGGCGATCTCCTACGACGGGACCGGCGACCGATGGTCGGCGACGCCCGCCCGATGA
- a CDS encoding cellulase family glycosylhydrolase: MSEINRRSTRRTMLTGAAAAAVGVGVVPQALAATNTTDHLTAEHRRPKKGDPSPKRPFVTTRNGNFMIGRDKFRFAGTNTYYLHQQSHYMIDAALDDAAKMALPVIRAWAFADGLSNAIPMQPQPYTYDEAAFDSLDYAVWRAGQLGIRLSLGFTNNWSSYGGMPQYVSWFLGLADDEYGTAVNHDKFYTTASIKKCYKAWVKHVVTRVNPYTGLRYNQDPTIMTWELANEPRNRSDKTGKVLLAWAREMSAYVKSVAPRQLVALGDEGFYGEAGNTDYPYSDYEGNHWKELTALPDIDYGTVHMYPQSWGTAAQADPIGWGTKWITDHIRDGKRLGKPVMIEEFGLTIEPGPIPDAATRTSGYQTWTTTVLNAGGAADMFWLLTSRNDDGSFYADYDTFRIIWYPTDPSYPTAQVLSNHAKVMAGVSLAPNRAARALQAPPRVIPKVKAAKLP; this comes from the coding sequence ATGTCTGAGATCAACCGTCGTAGTACCCGCAGGACCATGCTCACAGGAGCGGCCGCAGCCGCCGTGGGGGTCGGAGTGGTGCCCCAGGCGCTCGCCGCGACCAACACCACGGATCACCTGACTGCAGAGCATCGGCGCCCCAAGAAGGGTGACCCGTCGCCGAAGCGCCCTTTCGTCACCACGCGCAACGGCAACTTCATGATCGGTCGCGACAAGTTCCGCTTCGCCGGCACCAACACCTACTACCTGCACCAGCAGTCGCATTACATGATCGACGCCGCGCTCGATGACGCCGCGAAGATGGCCCTGCCGGTGATTCGCGCCTGGGCGTTCGCCGACGGCCTCTCCAACGCCATTCCCATGCAACCGCAGCCCTACACCTACGACGAGGCAGCGTTCGACAGCCTCGACTACGCGGTGTGGCGGGCCGGCCAGCTCGGTATCCGGCTGTCCCTCGGATTCACCAACAACTGGTCGTCCTACGGCGGTATGCCGCAGTACGTCAGCTGGTTCCTCGGGCTGGCCGACGACGAGTACGGGACAGCGGTCAACCACGACAAGTTCTACACGACCGCATCGATCAAGAAGTGCTACAAGGCGTGGGTCAAGCACGTCGTGACAAGAGTCAATCCCTACACGGGGCTGCGATACAACCAGGACCCGACGATCATGACGTGGGAACTGGCGAATGAACCGCGCAACCGCAGCGACAAGACCGGCAAGGTGCTGCTGGCGTGGGCGCGGGAGATGAGTGCCTACGTGAAGTCGGTGGCGCCGAGGCAACTGGTCGCGCTGGGCGACGAGGGCTTCTACGGGGAAGCCGGGAACACCGACTACCCCTACTCGGACTATGAGGGCAACCACTGGAAGGAACTCACCGCGCTGCCGGATATCGACTACGGCACCGTGCACATGTACCCGCAGAGTTGGGGCACCGCCGCCCAGGCCGATCCCATCGGGTGGGGCACCAAGTGGATCACCGACCACATCCGGGACGGCAAACGTCTCGGGAAGCCCGTCATGATCGAGGAGTTCGGGCTCACCATCGAGCCCGGTCCCATCCCCGACGCCGCTACCCGGACGAGCGGTTACCAGACCTGGACCACGACGGTGCTCAACGCAGGTGGCGCAGCAGACATGTTCTGGCTGTTGACCTCTCGCAACGACGACGGCTCGTTCTACGCGGACTACGACACCTTCCGCATCATCTGGTACCCCACTGACCCCAGCTACCCCACTGCTCAGGTGTTGAGCAATCACGCCAAGGTCATGGCCGGAGTGAGCCTTGCGCCAAACCGGGCAGCGCGGGCTCTGCAGGCACCTCCACGGGTCATTCCGAAGGTGAAGGCCGCGAAGCTGCCCTGA
- a CDS encoding substrate-binding domain-containing protein, with protein MQHSSDVVGLVLARPARMLGIEPFFAEFIAGLEERLSADGRSLLLRVVADHAAEMAEYRRWAGGSMIEAVVVANLHTGDLRVPLLLELGLPAVAVGGTADGMAISNMWVDNAQAVTDAVTCLAHLGHEHIARVSGPKELHHTRLRDEAFAAECERRSIRSAVIPADYSEESGRDATLALLRVPQGPTAIIYDNDVMALAGLAVAATIGRKVPTDLSILAWDDSTLCRLSNPSLSAMTLDVHGLGIQTAGALLDTLAGSAAKVYQVQPPHLSMRGSTAVADLSRAGVAPK; from the coding sequence ATGCAGCATTCCTCTGACGTCGTCGGTCTGGTCCTGGCGCGGCCCGCCCGCATGCTGGGAATCGAACCCTTCTTCGCAGAGTTCATCGCGGGCCTGGAGGAGAGACTGTCCGCAGACGGGCGGTCTCTCCTCCTGCGGGTGGTCGCCGACCATGCGGCGGAGATGGCTGAATACCGTCGATGGGCGGGCGGCTCGATGATTGAGGCCGTCGTCGTGGCCAACCTGCACACCGGTGACCTGCGGGTACCCCTGCTCCTGGAGTTGGGGCTACCCGCAGTCGCCGTCGGTGGTACCGCCGACGGGATGGCCATCTCCAATATGTGGGTCGACAACGCCCAGGCCGTGACCGACGCCGTCACGTGCCTGGCGCACCTGGGTCACGAACACATCGCGCGGGTCAGCGGGCCGAAAGAGCTGCATCACACCCGCCTGCGCGACGAGGCCTTCGCCGCTGAGTGCGAACGCCGGTCGATTCGTTCGGCTGTCATCCCGGCCGACTACTCCGAGGAGTCCGGCCGCGACGCCACCCTTGCGCTGTTGCGCGTTCCCCAGGGACCGACCGCGATCATCTACGACAACGACGTGATGGCGCTCGCCGGCCTCGCCGTCGCTGCCACGATCGGCAGGAAGGTACCGACCGATCTGTCGATCCTGGCGTGGGACGATTCCACCCTGTGTCGGCTGTCCAACCCGTCGTTGTCAGCGATGACGCTCGATGTGCACGGTCTGGGAATTCAGACGGCCGGTGCGCTGCTGGACACGTTGGCCGGCAGCGCCGCAAAGGTCTACCAAGTGCAGCCGCCACACCTGAGTATGCGTGGATCCACCGCAGTAGCGGATCTGAGCCGAGCCGGGGTTGCTCCGAAGTGA
- a CDS encoding DUF222 domain-containing protein — MNSTAIDVALTPPPMIVSATLCVGAALVELVIQFEAGLRELPGALYQLDEAGLGSLVGSLLGIVGRAENVAALATADALTRGTVANSTATGAPGWVAQQAHGVDPVVVHRAGAVGRDCANPVNRVVAQSLAAGSASVPAAAVALREVPNVLKQLPCADRDDLLLRYLSLTRFGSRALKELSTLIIGRFAPEQLVRDEQVQQQRESVHWYDLSGGLTRFEADLSAGHAATVKHALLFLSAPAPQPCPDGALTNGDGACSTVEQAQPMAGATAPDRDVRTPGKRRADALVRLVETAANVLDGTASRPVGEIGGTAKLVVTLDYDTLLARLQGTGLLDVADHASAPTYLAGVGRTTDGQLLDAGTLRRLACDADLIPMVLGGASQPLDVGRAKRLFTGGLRAAIIHRDQGCTFPDCDRPPDWCDAHHVNPWWSGGETSLANAALLCARHHTIVHRDLLSAHLEAEGVTWNRTPGLMPNTAS; from the coding sequence GTGAATTCCACAGCCATTGATGTCGCGCTGACACCACCTCCGATGATCGTTTCCGCCACGCTGTGTGTGGGTGCCGCGCTGGTGGAGCTGGTGATTCAGTTCGAGGCCGGTCTGCGCGAGTTGCCAGGTGCTTTGTATCAACTGGATGAGGCTGGGTTGGGAAGCCTGGTGGGTTCGTTGTTGGGGATTGTGGGGCGTGCCGAGAATGTGGCTGCGTTGGCCACGGCGGATGCCTTGACGCGGGGGACGGTTGCGAATTCGACTGCAACTGGTGCACCGGGGTGGGTGGCGCAGCAGGCGCATGGGGTGGATCCGGTGGTGGTGCATCGGGCGGGGGCCGTCGGGCGTGATTGCGCGAACCCGGTGAATCGGGTTGTGGCGCAGTCGTTGGCTGCCGGGTCCGCGTCGGTACCGGCTGCGGCGGTCGCCTTGCGCGAGGTGCCGAACGTGCTGAAGCAGTTGCCGTGCGCGGACCGGGACGACCTGTTGCTGCGGTATCTGAGCTTGACCAGGTTCGGTTCGCGGGCGCTGAAGGAGTTGTCCACTCTCATCATTGGTCGTTTCGCGCCCGAGCAGTTGGTGCGTGATGAGCAGGTGCAGCAACAGCGCGAATCTGTGCACTGGTACGACCTGTCTGGTGGGTTGACCAGGTTCGAGGCCGATCTGTCTGCTGGGCACGCCGCGACGGTGAAACACGCGCTGCTGTTCCTGTCCGCGCCGGCACCGCAGCCTTGCCCTGACGGTGCGTTGACCAACGGGGATGGCGCCTGCTCAACCGTTGAGCAGGCGCAACCAATGGCCGGTGCCACGGCGCCTGATCGTGATGTTCGGACCCCGGGGAAGCGGCGTGCGGACGCGCTCGTGCGGTTGGTGGAGACTGCTGCGAACGTCCTGGATGGCACCGCGTCCCGCCCGGTGGGGGAGATCGGCGGCACCGCAAAACTCGTGGTGACCTTGGATTACGACACTCTGCTGGCCCGCCTGCAGGGCACCGGTCTCCTCGACGTGGCGGATCACGCAAGTGCCCCGACCTATCTGGCGGGTGTCGGGCGCACGACCGACGGGCAGCTACTCGATGCCGGGACCCTGCGGCGGTTGGCGTGTGACGCTGATCTGATCCCGATGGTTCTCGGCGGGGCATCACAACCATTGGATGTGGGCCGAGCAAAACGCCTCTTCACTGGCGGGTTACGAGCGGCGATCATCCACCGGGACCAGGGGTGCACGTTTCCCGATTGTGATCGACCGCCGGACTGGTGCGACGCACACCATGTGAATCCGTGGTGGTCAGGTGGCGAAACGAGCCTGGCCAACGCAGCACTGCTATGCGCTCGACATCACACCATCGTGCACCGTGACCTGCTGAGCGCACATCTGGAAGCCGAGGGCGTCACCTGGAACAGGACCCCCGGACTGATGCCGAACACGGCGAGCTGA
- a CDS encoding glycosyl hydrolase, whose amino-acid sequence MTRTSHPPVNQQATPQARALLDLVYSVSATRTLSGQHNAPQQISRYSNIAEQLTGHAPAVWGQDFGFSADGDLDGVNFRPDVIAEAQRQHAAGSVITLMWHAVRPTSEEPVTFDDDICNGMLADDDWRDLLTPGTDIHTRWQRQVDVIAELLAQLCDAQIPVLWRPYHEMNGTWFWWGGRPGQDGYAALYRQLYHRLVEVHGLDNLIWVWNANAPRDTPGDTATDYAGFYPGHDVVDILAADVYHDDYAQSHHDQLLELGEGRPIALGEVGELPTPQILSAQPQWAWFMTWTTFLTDDNSPDAVRELYADPRVIHRPATATS is encoded by the coding sequence ATGACCCGTACGTCTCATCCGCCGGTGAATCAGCAGGCGACACCGCAGGCCCGCGCACTGCTCGACCTCGTCTACTCCGTGTCCGCCACCCGGACCCTGTCCGGGCAGCACAATGCACCGCAGCAGATCTCCCGGTACAGCAATATTGCTGAGCAGCTCACCGGGCATGCTCCGGCGGTCTGGGGTCAGGATTTCGGCTTCTCCGCCGACGGCGACCTGGACGGCGTCAACTTCCGGCCCGACGTGATCGCCGAAGCCCAGCGCCAACACGCCGCCGGGTCGGTCATCACCTTGATGTGGCACGCCGTGCGGCCCACCAGCGAAGAACCGGTCACCTTCGATGACGACATCTGCAACGGGATGCTCGCCGACGACGACTGGCGCGACCTGCTCACCCCCGGCACCGACATCCACACCCGCTGGCAACGACAGGTCGACGTCATCGCGGAGCTGCTCGCGCAGTTGTGCGACGCGCAGATCCCGGTGCTGTGGAGGCCTTATCACGAGATGAACGGCACGTGGTTCTGGTGGGGCGGTCGCCCCGGACAGGACGGCTACGCCGCGCTCTACCGCCAGCTCTACCACCGACTCGTCGAGGTGCACGGGCTCGACAACCTCATCTGGGTCTGGAACGCGAACGCCCCGCGCGACACTCCGGGTGACACTGCCACCGACTACGCGGGTTTCTATCCCGGCCACGACGTCGTCGACATCCTTGCGGCCGACGTCTATCACGACGACTACGCCCAGTCCCATCACGATCAACTCCTCGAGCTCGGCGAGGGCCGCCCGATCGCCCTCGGGGAGGTAGGGGAGTTGCCAACCCCGCAGATCCTCTCCGCGCAGCCGCAGTGGGCGTGGTTCATGACCTGGACCACGTTCCTCACCGACGACAACAGCCCGGACGCGGTGCGGGAGTTGTACGCCGACCCTCGGGTGATCCACCGACCGGCCACCGCGACGTCATGA
- a CDS encoding glycosyl hydrolase family 28 protein produces the protein MRSITEFGAVGDGRADDTGAVQATIDACHADGGGRVVIPTGGTFRCGTIALRSGIELHLEAGATLQASPDDADYTMRRATGGLSNGSPGEDPELSTMFITAVDARDVSITGAGTIDGGGRFFITSDLGGIYEMTHVRPYTIFLIGCERVTIRDVRIVDGAYWTVRLSGCSSVLIDAVTIANDLLLPNNDGIDIDTCQRVRIANCDIVTADDGICIKSCQESKEFGDCRDITVTGCTIVSRSAAICIGSEIASPIRNCVVSACVISDSNRGLALKLSEPGGVHNVLFTDIVVETRFCDERFWGHGEPIHISSYPWRGGSGTARNIRFHNILARGENGILIRSKEAGCIEGVVLSDVRVEIDRWTGAPGGHWDLRPLPGMSLTPHVTSGIHLERLTDVRLANCEVVWAQPRADRAQDLDEALTVVDVDDLRVADMRGGHAHT, from the coding sequence ATGAGGAGCATCACCGAATTCGGCGCCGTGGGCGACGGCCGGGCCGATGACACCGGCGCCGTCCAGGCCACCATCGACGCATGCCACGCCGACGGGGGCGGGCGCGTGGTGATACCGACCGGCGGCACCTTCCGTTGCGGCACCATCGCGCTGCGCTCCGGAATCGAACTGCACCTCGAGGCCGGCGCGACCCTGCAGGCCAGTCCCGACGACGCCGACTACACGATGCGGCGGGCGACCGGTGGGCTGTCCAACGGCTCCCCCGGCGAGGACCCCGAGCTGAGCACCATGTTCATCACGGCGGTCGATGCCCGGGATGTCTCGATCACCGGCGCCGGCACCATCGACGGCGGCGGCCGGTTCTTCATCACCTCCGACCTCGGCGGCATCTACGAGATGACGCACGTGCGGCCGTACACGATCTTCCTCATCGGCTGCGAGCGGGTCACGATCCGCGACGTGCGGATCGTGGACGGCGCGTACTGGACGGTCCGGTTGTCGGGATGCAGCAGCGTCCTCATCGATGCGGTCACCATCGCCAACGACCTGCTGCTGCCGAACAATGACGGGATCGACATCGACACCTGTCAGCGGGTACGGATCGCGAACTGCGACATCGTCACCGCCGACGATGGCATCTGCATCAAGTCCTGCCAGGAATCCAAAGAATTCGGCGATTGCCGAGACATCACGGTGACCGGGTGCACGATCGTCAGCCGGTCGGCCGCGATCTGTATCGGGTCCGAGATCGCTTCACCCATCCGCAACTGCGTGGTCAGCGCGTGCGTGATCTCCGACAGCAACCGCGGGCTCGCACTCAAACTCTCCGAGCCCGGCGGGGTGCACAATGTGCTCTTCACCGACATCGTCGTCGAGACCCGGTTCTGCGACGAGCGCTTCTGGGGGCACGGCGAGCCGATCCACATCTCCAGTTACCCGTGGCGCGGGGGCAGCGGCACCGCGCGCAACATCCGGTTCCACAACATCCTGGCGCGCGGCGAGAACGGAATCCTGATCCGTTCGAAGGAAGCCGGCTGTATCGAGGGGGTCGTTCTGTCGGACGTCCGCGTCGAGATCGACCGGTGGACCGGCGCGCCCGGCGGTCACTGGGATCTGCGGCCACTTCCCGGGATGTCCCTGACCCCGCACGTCACCAGCGGTATCCACCTCGAACGACTTACCGATGTGCGCCTGGCGAACTGCGAGGTGGTGTGGGCCCAGCCTCGCGCCGACCGGGCGCAGGACCTCGACGAGGCACTGACTGTCGTGGATGTCGATGACCTACGAGTCGCCGACATGCGCGGCGGGCACGCTCATACCTGA
- the manD gene encoding D-mannonate dehydratase ManD, which yields MKIIAAEVIVCSPDRNFVTLKITTDDGVTGLGDGTLNGREQAVATYLRDHVVPLLIGRDAHTIEDTWQFLYRSAYWRRGPVTMAAIAAVDVALWDIKAKAANMPLYQLLGGASRTGIRAYGHASGRDLPELFDSIREHQSLGYRAIRVQTSVPGVDAVYGVAAQPSATGTRYDYEPAQRAPLPAEEDWDTAAYLRHLPTVFEAVRSEFGPELPLLHDGHHRMTPIQAARLGKSLEPYDLFWLEDCTPAENQDALRLVRQHTTTPLAIGEVFNTVWDYQTLIRDQLIDYVRSAVTHTGGITAMRKLLDYAAQYQIKSGIHGPTDISPVGMAAALHLDLAIHNFGIQEYMPHGALTNQVFQQSFRFEDGYLHPGEAPGIGVELDTELAATMPYQPAYLPFNRLKDGTVHDW from the coding sequence GTGAAGATCATCGCCGCCGAAGTCATCGTCTGCAGCCCGGACCGCAATTTCGTCACCCTCAAGATCACCACCGACGACGGGGTGACCGGCCTGGGCGACGGCACCCTCAACGGGCGCGAGCAGGCAGTTGCCACCTATCTGCGCGACCACGTCGTGCCGCTGCTGATCGGCCGGGACGCGCACACGATCGAGGACACCTGGCAGTTCCTCTACCGATCGGCGTACTGGCGTCGCGGCCCGGTGACGATGGCCGCGATCGCGGCGGTCGACGTCGCCCTGTGGGATATCAAGGCCAAGGCCGCGAACATGCCGCTCTACCAACTGCTGGGTGGCGCCTCGCGCACCGGGATCCGCGCCTACGGGCACGCGTCCGGCCGGGATCTGCCGGAGCTGTTCGACTCCATCCGCGAGCACCAGTCACTGGGGTACCGCGCGATCCGCGTGCAGACATCGGTCCCAGGGGTCGACGCCGTCTACGGGGTCGCTGCCCAACCCAGCGCCACCGGCACGCGGTACGACTACGAACCGGCCCAGCGCGCCCCGCTACCGGCCGAAGAGGACTGGGACACCGCGGCCTACCTACGCCACCTGCCGACCGTATTCGAAGCCGTCCGTAGCGAATTCGGGCCCGAACTGCCGCTGCTGCACGACGGCCACCACCGGATGACGCCGATCCAGGCCGCCCGGCTCGGCAAGTCCCTGGAGCCGTACGACCTGTTCTGGTTGGAGGACTGCACCCCCGCCGAGAACCAGGACGCCCTGCGACTCGTACGCCAGCACACCACGACCCCGCTGGCCATCGGTGAGGTCTTCAACACGGTGTGGGACTACCAGACCCTGATCCGCGACCAGCTCATCGACTACGTGCGCTCCGCTGTCACACATACTGGCGGCATCACTGCGATGCGCAAGCTGCTGGACTACGCGGCGCAGTACCAGATCAAGTCCGGCATCCACGGACCCACCGACATCTCACCGGTCGGTATGGCGGCTGCGCTGCACCTGGACCTGGCGATCCACAACTTCGGCATCCAGGAGTACATGCCGCACGGGGCGCTCACCAACCAGGTCTTCCAGCAGAGTTTCCGCTTCGAGGACGGCTACCTGCATCCCGGTGAGGCTCCCGGTATCGGCGTGGAACTCGACACCGAGCTCGCGGCGACGATGCCCTACCAACCCGCGTATCTACCGTTCAACCGGCTGAAGGACGGCACGGTCCATGACTGGTAG
- a CDS encoding mannitol dehydrogenase family protein, which translates to MTANTPRSGRLPRLSRAHLPAPQADVQLPPDAELTEAIGIVHLGIGAFHRAHQALMTQDAAVSTGDTRWGICGVTQRSRTVVDQLRPQDGLYTVLERGRSHSSARIVAQVSDVLFAAQEGDRLLHRLADPATHIVTMTVTEKGYPTGQRGGLDRSDDAVAHDLTRRSRGQAGSRSVIGQLVRGLQARADSDAGPITVMSCDNLTDNGAILQRLVEDFCYALPSGEGEDIAAFVAASVTFPCSVVDRIVPATTDRDRAEVEALLGVRDEAPVVAEPYRQWVIEDHFAGPRPAWERAGAMFVDDVAPYGQLKLRILNGTHSMLAYLGALAGHDTIAEAVADPRLRHAAEALVRDDVIPTLHVPTGIDPQEYAGQVLDRFANPALGHRTTQVAMDGSRKLPVRLLPTARDRLAAGHVPDSVALAVAGWMAYVAKATDAAGRPLPLEDPLAPLLHRTVRDAGSDPRSITAALLDLPEIFGADLPDHQAFAGAVTTHLKELL; encoded by the coding sequence ATGACAGCCAACACGCCGCGATCGGGCCGGCTGCCGCGGTTGTCGCGCGCCCACCTGCCCGCACCGCAGGCTGACGTGCAGCTGCCACCGGACGCGGAGCTCACCGAGGCGATCGGAATCGTGCACCTCGGGATCGGCGCGTTCCACCGCGCCCATCAGGCCCTGATGACCCAGGACGCAGCGGTCAGCACAGGTGATACCCGGTGGGGCATCTGCGGCGTCACCCAACGCTCTCGCACCGTCGTCGATCAGTTGAGACCCCAGGACGGCCTCTACACCGTTCTGGAACGCGGCCGCTCACACAGTTCCGCGCGCATCGTCGCCCAGGTGAGCGATGTCCTCTTCGCGGCGCAGGAGGGTGACCGATTGCTCCACCGGCTCGCCGACCCGGCCACACACATCGTCACCATGACCGTGACCGAGAAGGGCTACCCGACCGGGCAGCGCGGCGGACTGGACCGATCCGATGATGCGGTGGCGCATGACCTCACGCGGCGCAGCCGCGGGCAGGCCGGCAGCCGCAGCGTCATCGGTCAGCTCGTCCGGGGCCTGCAAGCTCGCGCCGACAGCGACGCCGGGCCGATCACCGTCATGTCATGCGACAACCTGACCGACAACGGAGCGATCCTGCAGCGACTCGTCGAAGACTTCTGTTATGCCCTGCCCTCTGGTGAGGGAGAGGACATCGCGGCCTTTGTCGCCGCTTCCGTCACCTTCCCGTGCTCCGTGGTCGACCGCATCGTGCCCGCCACCACCGACCGGGACCGCGCTGAGGTCGAAGCGCTGCTCGGTGTCCGGGACGAGGCCCCCGTCGTCGCCGAACCGTACCGACAGTGGGTCATCGAGGACCACTTCGCCGGACCGCGGCCTGCCTGGGAACGCGCGGGAGCGATGTTCGTCGACGACGTGGCGCCGTACGGGCAGCTCAAGCTACGCATCCTGAACGGCACCCACTCGATGCTCGCCTACCTCGGCGCGCTCGCCGGCCACGACACGATCGCCGAGGCAGTCGCCGACCCGAGGTTGCGGCACGCCGCGGAGGCGCTGGTGCGCGACGACGTCATACCCACCCTGCACGTGCCGACCGGTATCGACCCGCAGGAGTACGCCGGGCAGGTGCTGGACCGGTTCGCCAACCCCGCCCTCGGACACCGCACGACGCAGGTCGCGATGGACGGATCGCGCAAACTGCCGGTGCGGCTGCTGCCCACCGCACGCGACCGGTTGGCCGCGGGACACGTGCCGGACTCGGTGGCACTCGCGGTCGCCGGGTGGATGGCCTACGTCGCCAAGGCCACCGACGCCGCCGGCCGACCGCTGCCGCTGGAGGACCCGCTCGCGCCCCTTCTGCACCGCACTGTCCGCGATGCCGGGTCGGATCCGCGCTCGATCACCGCTGCACTGCTGGACCTTCCCGAGATCTTCGGAGCCGATCTACCCGACCACCAGGCCTTCGCCGGGGCCGTCACAACCCACCTGAAGGAACTCCTGTGA
- a CDS encoding LacI family DNA-binding transcriptional regulator has translation MGITIRDVARAAGVSTATVSRALGNPAMVDPTTRERITRMADSMGYRPNRAARSLITGRTGNLGLVLPDLANPFFPSVVKAIQAAAGTCEYQVFIADTDEDPQVELGVVRSLAEQVDGIILCSPRMKTAQLREAATCVPVVLANRRSGSIPSVTIDSPSVMRAAVEHLAGLGHRDVGYLAGPRSSWSSRERLHSLQAAAAASEVRLVELGNFAPTFQGGRDAADGVLVAGVTCVVAYNDLCAVGLISALRDRGVGVPSDLSVVGIDDIEMAAMLHPALTTVDVPKKELGRRAVELLLQTMRDPTAVAQHVTLSTRLIVRESTAPPGVVQPRATVRR, from the coding sequence ATGGGCATCACCATCCGCGATGTGGCGCGAGCCGCAGGGGTCTCTACCGCGACCGTTTCACGGGCGCTGGGCAACCCCGCGATGGTCGACCCCACGACGCGCGAACGCATCACCCGGATGGCTGACTCGATGGGGTACCGGCCCAACCGGGCAGCACGCAGCCTGATCACCGGGCGCACCGGCAACCTGGGGTTGGTCTTGCCCGATCTGGCCAATCCCTTCTTTCCCAGCGTCGTCAAGGCGATCCAGGCCGCGGCCGGCACCTGCGAATATCAGGTCTTCATCGCGGACACCGACGAAGACCCGCAGGTCGAACTCGGCGTCGTGCGCTCGCTGGCCGAACAGGTCGATGGCATCATCCTCTGCTCACCACGGATGAAGACCGCGCAGCTGCGCGAGGCCGCGACCTGTGTGCCGGTCGTACTGGCGAACCGCCGTAGCGGCTCGATCCCGAGCGTCACGATCGACAGTCCGAGCGTGATGCGGGCGGCAGTGGAACACCTGGCCGGTCTCGGCCACCGCGACGTGGGGTATCTCGCCGGCCCCCGGTCCAGCTGGTCCTCCCGCGAACGGCTGCATAGTTTGCAGGCAGCGGCCGCTGCATCCGAAGTGCGCCTGGTCGAACTCGGCAATTTCGCACCGACCTTCCAGGGTGGCCGGGACGCGGCCGACGGCGTACTCGTCGCCGGGGTCACCTGCGTCGTCGCCTACAACGACCTGTGCGCTGTCGGGCTGATCAGCGCGCTGCGCGACCGCGGCGTGGGAGTGCCGAGCGACCTCAGCGTCGTAGGTATCGACGACATCGAGATGGCAGCCATGCTTCATCCGGCGCTCACCACGGTCGATGTGCCGAAGAAGGAACTCGGTCGCCGAGCCGTCGAACTGCTGCTGCAGACGATGCGCGACCCGACAGCGGTGGCGCAGCATGTCACGCTCTCCACCCGGTTGATCGTGCGCGAATCCACCGCACCGCCCGGCGTTGTGCAGCCACGCGCAACGGTGCGCCGATGA